The archaeon BMS3Bbin15 DNA segment CCTGCCCCTGCTCTTGATAACAGTGCTGCAGAACCAATATCATCAAAACTTCTGGCTCTGAAATACTCACCAAAACCCTCGAGATTTTTATCATATAACTCCATAATAGCTTCGATTGTAACATCTCTGGGTGATATGCCTGTGCCACCGGTGGTAACAATAAAATCCGGAGAATAACGCTCTACAATAAAGTCTACAAGAGCTTTTATAAGTTCTTTATGGTCAGGGATTATAGAATAGAAGACCACTTCATTGCCTGCCTTCTCAATACCATCAATCAAAAGCCTGCCTGAAATATCGTCTGTCTCATCCTTTATCTCACCACTGTAGCTTTCATCAAGCTTTCTCTTCCAGATATAATCAAACTTCGAGTCTGACACAGTTACGACTGCAGCATTAAGTTTTTCAGGTGCAAGAGCCCTGTGCTTTTTTGTGGTCTCGCCTTCAGCCATTCACTCACCTTTAATCTTTTTCTCAACAACAATATCAGTTATCTTTGTGCCGGGATACTGCCCCTCTCTGTCTTTCTCAATGGCCTTAACCATATCCCAGATTGTTAAAAGAGCAGTGCTTACTCCAGTTATAGCCTCCATCTCAATACCAGTCTTTGCAACAGTCGAGACCTCGACAACAACATCAATATAATTCTTACCGTTCTCGAAATTCACCGTTATACCTGTTATAGGCAGAGGATGACACATGGGAATCAGCTCAGGAGTTTTCTTGACAGAAAGAGTGGCAGCAACCTGAGAAGTCGTCA contains these protein-coding regions:
- the moaB gene encoding molybdenum cofactor biosynthesis protein B, with amino-acid sequence MAEGETTKKHRALAPEKLNAAVVTVSDSKFDYIWKRKLDESYSGEIKDETDDISGRLLIDGIEKAGNEVVFYSIIPDHKELIKALVDFIVERYSPDFIVTTGGTGISPRDVTIEAIMELYDKNLEGFGEYFRARSFDDIGSAALLSRAGAGVYNGCLIFSLPGSPNACKFGMKIIAREASHLVKHVRE
- the moaC gene encoding cyclic pyranopterin monophosphate synthase accessory protein, with amino-acid sequence MELTHVTKDGVRMVDVSEKKEVKRVARARGRIYLKPSTVEKVLKGRVEKGNVLTTSQVAATLSVKKTPELIPMCHPLPITGITVNFENGKNYIDVVVEVSTVAKTGIEMEAITGVSTALLTIWDMVKAIEKDREGQYPGTKITDIVVEKKIKGE